A single genomic interval of Campylobacter sp. RM16192 harbors:
- a CDS encoding type II toxin-antitoxin system VapC family toxin — protein sequence MAKIFLDNNIIIDFLVETRRFNKQAVELFLTFTESDTICYSYGSISDIYYVAKKCYDVEDKMMISFFKALLEADNFECLSLSKNGLISSFEYATQLNLQGNQIDIEDITQYFCAKENGCDVIYSNDKKFPQLDILIKRTSPEILDYVPNAAKN from the coding sequence ATGGCTAAAATTTTCTTGGATAATAATATCATCATAGACTTTTTAGTAGAAACAAGAAGGTTTAATAAGCAGGCCGTAGAATTGTTTTTAACTTTTACAGAATCAGATACTATTTGCTACTCTTATGGCAGCATTAGTGACATATATTACGTTGCTAAAAAATGTTACGACGTAGAAGACAAAATGATGATCAGTTTTTTCAAAGCGCTACTAGAGGCAGATAATTTTGAGTGTTTATCTCTTTCAAAAAATGGACTAATAAGCTCTTTTGAATATGCTACTCAACTGAACCTGCAAGGAAATCAAATAGATATTGAGGATATCACACAATACTTTTGCGCCAAAGAGAATGGTTGTGACGTAATTTATTCAAATGATAAAAAATTTCCCCAACTAGATATCCTCATAAAGAGAACTTCGCCAGAAATTCTTGATTATGTACCGAATGCAGCAAAAAACTAA
- a CDS encoding type II toxin-antitoxin system HipA family toxin, whose amino-acid sequence MQQKTNMPIQSSYQNPPTFIFKNKQKYGKIEEDNFYIYNVKLDDYALDNSKLHLFYDILPEGADLLIMRRFFNPKSDLELLKHLNNTIGDFTFSSSNLYKGEEIKFSDIDTRDFDFPNEIKADINISSQVLFVKSDSKPPKQQKLSLPGYQHKLQAVIKNNIISESYGDLILKPANDYENLAINEHLHTTFLKEFGFEVPYNGLIYHKYYDFSHYVVRRFDFDADKNKISQVSLNAFMQSSDKYEGTIDKIAKFLNEENCLDEDEKIKFLKYVFANTLMFNSDFHKKNISFFVDGKNLKLTPAYDVINTFPITKMLNEQTTLPINGKKSSINIADIIEIGKKLGIKDENRLASELENMIEIYKTRYPEYLARLKDIKGIKNYENFFRKLLQSYSIQIRGFEKRSKTWKL is encoded by the coding sequence ATGCAGCAAAAAACTAATATGCCGATACAATCATCTTATCAAAACCCTCCGACTTTCATATTTAAAAACAAACAAAAATATGGAAAGATAGAAGAGGATAATTTTTATATTTACAATGTAAAGTTAGACGACTACGCTTTAGACAATAGCAAGCTTCATCTATTCTACGATATATTGCCTGAAGGCGCAGACCTCTTAATTATGCGCAGATTTTTTAATCCAAAAAGCGATTTGGAGCTGTTAAAGCATCTTAACAATACCATAGGGGACTTTACTTTCTCATCATCAAATTTATATAAAGGCGAAGAGATTAAATTTTCAGATATTGATACAAGAGATTTTGATTTTCCAAACGAGATAAAAGCGGATATAAATATTAGCTCTCAAGTTTTATTTGTAAAATCAGACTCAAAGCCGCCTAAGCAGCAAAAATTATCCCTTCCCGGCTATCAACATAAGCTTCAAGCGGTTATTAAAAATAATATCATTTCCGAGAGTTACGGCGATTTAATTTTAAAGCCCGCTAATGATTATGAGAACTTAGCAATTAATGAGCATTTACATACGACTTTTTTAAAAGAATTCGGTTTTGAAGTTCCGTATAATGGACTAATCTATCATAAATATTACGACTTTTCGCACTATGTCGTTAGAAGATTTGATTTTGATGCCGATAAAAACAAGATAAGCCAAGTTAGCCTCAATGCCTTTATGCAAAGTTCTGATAAATATGAAGGAACTATTGACAAGATAGCAAAATTCTTAAACGAAGAAAACTGCCTTGATGAAGATGAAAAGATTAAATTTTTAAAATACGTCTTCGCCAACACTTTGATGTTTAATTCGGATTTTCACAAAAAGAATATCAGCTTTTTTGTAGATGGCAAAAATTTAAAGCTTACGCCCGCTTATGACGTTATAAACACATTTCCTATTACTAAGATGTTAAACGAGCAAACAACACTGCCTATTAACGGCAAAAAGAGTAGCATTAACATAGCCGACATAATAGAGATAGGCAAAAAATTAGGCATTAAAGACGAAAATCGTCTAGCTAGTGAGCTTGAGAATATGATAGAAATTTATAAAACAAGATACCCTGAGTATCTTGCAAGGCTAAAAGATATAAAAGGCATAAAAAACTACGAAAATTTTTTTAGAAAGTTACTACAATCTTACAGTATTCAAATCAGAGGCTTTGAGAAGAGATCCAAAACATGGAAGCTATAA
- a CDS encoding helix-turn-helix domain-containing protein: MKLDIKACEQLNIDRVELAKMLDVSPATIANWDRGKKMPKMAEIALNLLIENSKLKKAIKKYELFQTNDNTVNKFDNDMARIMSFAGMIKAQFQSIDDFKSHKIQDNEYMLSRYGE; the protein is encoded by the coding sequence ATGAAGCTTGATATAAAAGCATGCGAGCAACTAAATATTGATCGTGTAGAACTTGCAAAGATGCTTGATGTTTCGCCTGCTACTATAGCTAATTGGGATAGAGGTAAAAAAATGCCCAAGATGGCAGAGATTGCTTTAAATTTATTAATCGAAAACAGCAAGCTAAAGAAGGCAATAAAAAAATATGAATTGTTTCAAACAAATGACAATACGGTAAATAAATTTGATAATGATATGGCTAGAATAATGTCTTTTGCCGGAATGATTAAAGCACAATTTCAAAGCATAGACGACTTCAAGAGCCATAAGATACAAGACAACGAATATATGCTAAGCAGATACGGTGAGTAG
- a CDS encoding type II toxin-antitoxin system HipA family toxin → MEAINIFDNNTPVGVLKISSHGKNETYFFEYCNSWISSGYEIDPNLPLTKQNFISKEIWSVFEDISPGIWGKIIQTRKAGSNLTTSEYMLGVSDYFRIGSLRLMVDNVFVSPTSDTPKPTKLNELSASIINIEKGESAPEDLKNLIEPSGSLGGARPKASIMKDGWLYIAKFPSIKDEYRQISRCEKTMLDAAKIAKINVCESELFEVKSGTGLLVKRFDRNEEARIPFKSAMTMLGVKEGISSESKSYCDLAFLLDTKNKKELFRRMVFNGLFGNTDDHLRNHAILYDKDTKSWNLSPAFDITPETISYSKQNHALNFIDYKNLPDINLFDSIKEFFEVSSSDFKEILSDMFNAREQFETIARSNGVNSDNLKMLKNNYMQNFRNL, encoded by the coding sequence ATGGAAGCTATAAATATTTTTGACAACAATACTCCTGTTGGAGTTCTAAAAATATCATCTCATGGCAAGAATGAAACCTACTTCTTTGAATATTGCAATAGCTGGATTTCTTCAGGATACGAGATAGATCCGAATTTGCCGCTCACAAAACAAAATTTTATATCTAAAGAAATTTGGAGTGTTTTTGAAGATATTAGTCCAGGAATATGGGGTAAAATAATTCAAACTAGAAAAGCAGGAAGCAATTTAACTACAAGCGAATATATGCTTGGAGTGAGCGATTATTTCAGGATAGGCTCATTAAGGCTGATGGTTGATAATGTGTTTGTTTCGCCTACGTCAGACACTCCAAAGCCTACTAAACTTAATGAGCTTTCAGCCTCTATCATAAACATAGAAAAAGGCGAGAGCGCTCCTGAAGATTTAAAAAATTTAATCGAACCCAGCGGAAGTCTTGGCGGTGCTAGACCAAAAGCTAGTATTATGAAGGATGGATGGCTATATATTGCCAAATTTCCGTCCATAAAGGATGAATACAGGCAGATAAGCAGATGTGAAAAGACTATGCTAGATGCTGCAAAGATAGCAAAAATAAATGTCTGCGAGAGCGAACTATTTGAAGTTAAGAGCGGCACAGGATTGCTTGTAAAAAGGTTTGATAGGAATGAGGAAGCAAGGATTCCGTTTAAATCGGCTATGACAATGCTGGGAGTTAAAGAAGGCATTAGTAGCGAGAGTAAAAGCTACTGTGATTTAGCCTTTTTACTAGACACAAAGAACAAAAAAGAGCTTTTTAGACGAATGGTCTTTAACGGGCTTTTTGGAAACACTGACGACCATCTAAGAAATCACGCAATACTTTATGATAAAGACACAAAGAGTTGGAATTTATCTCCTGCTTTTGATATAACCCCTGAAACCATATCTTATTCTAAGCAAAACCACGCTTTAAATTTTATAGATTATAAAAATTTACCGGACATAAATCTATTTGATTCCATCAAAGAATTCTTTGAAGTAAGCAGCTCAGATTTTAAAGAGATTTTATCAGATATGTTTAATGCCAGAGAGCAGTTTGAAACTATTGCGAGAAGCAATGGAGTTAATTCAGACAACTTAAAGATGTTAAAAAATAACTATATGCAAAACTTTCGGAACTTATAG